Proteins from a genomic interval of Camelina sativa cultivar DH55 unplaced genomic scaffold, Cs unpScaffold00944, whole genome shotgun sequence:
- the LOC104774002 gene encoding uncharacterized protein LOC104774002, which yields MVMKRTLMIELDMMTITAVMRTLMSIEEDEEEEEERQPPKEELEYLELREKMKETMWKNLRKGSANAQSSQERRRKLPYKDFGSFFGPSQPVISSRVIQESKSLLENELRTAKMSNSSQMVCAIDLCSS from the exons ATGGTTATGAAGAG GACCTTGATGATAGAGCTGGATATGATGACTATTACAGCGGTGATGAGGACCTTGATGAGTATtgaagaggatgaggaggaggaagaagaaagacaaccTCCAAAGGAAGAACTGGAATATCTCGAGTTGCGTGAAAAGATGAAGGAAACAATGTGGAAGAACCTGAGGAAAGGAAGTGCCAACGCTCAATCTTCacaggaaagaagaagaaaacttccTTATAAGGA CTTTGGTTCCTTCTTTGGTCCTTCGCAGCCTGTTATTTCTTCAAGAGTTATACAAGAAAGCAAATCATTGCTAGAAAATGAGCTACGGACAGCTAAAATGTCCAATTCAAGTCAAATGGTTTGTGCAATTGATCTCTGTTCCTCTTAG